Sequence from the Helianthus annuus cultivar XRQ/B chromosome 13, HanXRQr2.0-SUNRISE, whole genome shotgun sequence genome:
cgagttgaaccacaaaactgaagtccccatttagcctaccgactcgagcaggaatcacccaaactcggtcagagacggtttggaaaccaagtttaacgtttaacccggaatcggtatatctctcggtagaacccgaatcttgaaccatgtgtttgtttagaatggtttataaatcggttcaaggctcgttttcacctttttgagtgtaaaagagttgaaagatagatgaaaactcatcttccaatccttttccaccgtgaaatgttaagatctttggaagattttaggttattgatgtggaaatcggttagatctagcttattcatggttgaatgaagtcaagaacatgaagttcttgatgaacaccaagaacaccatgatgacatcactcaagaacacctagatcttggtgatttcatggatgaaattcagattttgaaagatagaaagatggagaatcgattaatgaacaaaaacgtacaaggattagagtgaaatacttaccggtttgagagaaatctgagatttagtgaggagaagaggctggtcggtcagagcttttccaaaagtggaaaggttgacaaagacagccctatttataggcttccaaaagaggaaagggtcagctgatcgaacagcattcctgatcgagcagctgtccgatcgaacagcctgttcgatcggctagcctgttcgatcaggttgccctgttcgatcggctagcctgttcgatcaggttgccctgttcgaacggcttgcctagtgttttgcgacgattttcgatatttcgagttcgatgaacgatgatttgagaatgatagaattcctaatcaaattacttttagttccaactactatatctatcatacaagcatccttacaccacgatttgggttcgatttcgattgagtttgattcacccttgagtcttgattgatttgattgattcaccacacactttaacataaaagtaaacatgcacaagtaacacataaggaacacacacacgtataaaaagtactaaaatccccacacttgagttcgatgattgatttgattagcttgattattgattgactagctttattgcgttgttacttcctatcattcacagtcggtcgttgttTCACaattcgattatcggtcgattagtttgattatacaacacttactccaaataatacgaaaatcaaaaatgaaactaaaatgaaattaatctttattaatctttaattccaataacagtcaacacttgactttgactttgactttggaaaacacggggtgttacacaaatCCTATAGCGTTATATCATACTATCGATCGGCTTGCcaaaagttaatgaatgtattttagACATGAATACAAATACGCACCAACAGTTTCATACAAATATAGGAAATCATTGTGTTTAAGCCATAGGTAatagttttaaatttttaatggaTAAAGTACTATGTGTATAAATCAAAGAGTTTTGAAATCTTGAAAATAGTGAtaggcacatatgaatcaccccaaattATTTAGAAaacgtaaaagaggggaactatgtactcactttgTTGATGATGTCTTGCTTAATCGTGCTAGCAAAGCTCAAATGCTTCCTAATATTTCGGATAATTATATGGTTAGTGTGTATGGAGGTTTAAATGAAAGAACAAATAGAATGAGGTTTAAAAAATCGAACGAGCGAAAGATCTCATGTAATATGATTTATTAAACtttacattctgattggaaagtgtATAGGagtgttttgacccgttacgacttgTTAAAATGTtttacgccactttaacgggTCGTATGAGTAATTACGGGTCCGGATGGTCGAATGAGTCTTATGACGAGTCCGATATGTCAAGACATGTTTACTAATGTTGTATAAtcagtttataaataaaaaacattgCCCATATAAGTTTAAAAATCATTTtacgcaaaaagggtatttttgaCATCTTAAAAGTGTATAAAGTTGACTCGTCATTTGACTAACCAAACGgaatgaccataaggtataacctcaaaggggtttggtcggatcctatggttgaccaaacgggtcaaattcgaaagtcaaagtagaagtcAAACCGCTTGACTTTCGACTAAggaataagcactaaactagaaatgttaaaacatgtctaataatgttataaAACTTCTTTGGTGTCAAAACTTAAAGTTATTATTCTTGAAAACTCTTTCGTCATAAAATGCGTTTTTAtgcattttttacttttatttcgtaaaagtttgactcgtcatttcgcCTACTAAACGTGATGATCAGAGGGTGAAATCGCAAGGGATTAACACCTTCATTATTATGATCACGTATCAAAATATCAAAGTTCattttgaactttgacttgactaAAATGGTCATAACCGaatgtcaaagcaaaagtcaatttgcttgacttttggCTCGTAACTAGTCAAAAGAAATGAAATAGACTAGGAGAAACACTTACTTGTGCCTCAAGGGGGAGATTAGAACTTAGAGAAGGAGGCTTCAATGCAGAAGAAAACTCCAAGAAGATTAGAAAGGAGAACTTCACACTTTGACTTTGAAGTGTTTGAAGTGGACTTGTATTATTTCTTGTTTGACAGTTTTAACCCTTCTATCCTAATATTTAGGTTATATTATGGTATTAGGGCACGTGTAACTTGGATTTTATTCCGGAAATGTCGTGAATATCGTTTTGCTCGATCGTACGATTAcgtattttgtaaataaaatataaaattttattaaacacgTAAACGACCAAAAAGGTACGACGGTTGAAGTTTTGCAAATGTTACAGATGGTCTGGAAGTTCGGGGAATCATGCAAGCAGTAAGAGAAGCAGAAATCAAAGCTCAGGTTGAATGTTTGCCGCTAACATGTAATCCAAAGAGGAATTCTGGCTCATCCTCAAGATGCAACACTTGTGGTTACACTCATTTGGGTGAAAGTAAAAAGTGTGGTTAGTGCAGCAGATTCGGGCATCTAGCCCAAGATTGTCGTGTACAAGTCCCAGGCAGTGATGGAAACCACAATCGTGGTTGTTATGAATACGGTGATGAAGAGCATTTCAAGAAGAACTTCCCCAAGTTGAATAATGCTAGGGGAATGGTGTTTGGGATGAACGCAATAAAAGCCCGGAAGGACCCCTCTGCAGTCACGGGTACGTTTCTCGTAAATAACCATTTTTCCTTAgtactatttgatactggagccgatttAAGTTTTGTTTCTAAGAGCTTTGAACCTATTCTTGGCTTGAAGTCAAGCAAACTTGATAGTAGGTATTCAAtagaattggctaatggaaaagTTATACAAATCGAAGAGGTCATTCGAGGGTGTACACTTCAGTTGAAAGAGCACAAATTCAACATTGACCTTCTACCCGTCGAACTAGGAAGTTTCCACATTGttgtagggatggattggttgtctagaAATCACGCTGAGATTGCCTGTTTTGAAAAACTAGTGCGGTTTCTACTCCCAGGTGGAGAGACCTTAGAAGTTTAAGGCGACAAAAATGGATTGGATCTTAGGATCGTCAATGTCATGAAGATACATAAGTATCTACGTAAAGGCTACCCAACCTTTTTGGTAAATGTTGTAGATACCAAGGCCAAAGAATGAAAGCTCAAAGAGATTCCAGTCGTGCGCAATTTCTCGGAAGTTTTCCCCGAATACTTACCTGGTGTACCACCCCCGAGATAGATAGAGTTTAAGATCGACCTTATACCTGGAGCAGCGCCCGTAGCACGATCCCCGTATCATCTAGCTCTGTCGGAAATGCAAGAACTATCCCAATAACTACAAGCGTTATTAGATAAAATATTTATAAGACTGAGTTTCTCGCCCTAGGGAGcgccagttttgtttgtgaagaagaaagacggatcattCGGGTTGTGTATTGATTACTgggaattgaacaagctaacTATCAAAAATCgctacccattaccgaggattgacgatttgtttgatcagttgcaaggatctaGCTTATATTCAAAGATTGATCTCCGTTCCGattaccatcagctaaggatagcCGAGGAAGACGTTCCCAGGACTGCATTCAGAATACgatatggccactatgagtttctggttatgccatttgggctaACCAATGCACcggcagtattcatggatctcatgaatcgagtgtgtaagccttacttggataaattcgtgataatatttatcgacgatatacttatctATTCACGAACCAAGGAGGAGCATGGGCAACATTTGAAGTTGAATCTGGAGCTGCTAAGGAATGAGGAGTTGTATGTTAAGCtctctaaatgcgagttttggattcgggaagtgcatttTCTCAGACACGTCATCAATGAGAGAGGAAtacatgtggatcccacaaagattaaGGCAATTAAGAACTGGAGGTGCCAAAGTCCCTCACTAATCCTCACTACCAAAGATTAATTGAgatttttttaaataacctaGAGATTGTGTAGTGCCTATTTTGTCCCTCCCCTATGGGACACATGGATTTGTGGTATATGTGATGCCTCACaccaaggtcttggttgtgtcttgatgcaacaAGACAAAATCATAGCTTATACCTCCCGACAActcaaggtgcacgagaaaaaTTAGACGACTCATGATTTTGAGTTAGGAGTTGCAATTTTTGCGCTTAAGTTCTAGAGACATTATCTTTACGATACTAAGTGTACGATCTACACTGACTATAAGAGTCtccaacatatctttgatcaaaaggagcttaacatgccggctggcaattgggtacctgttaagacacgattagacctgtttgactgaaaaatacaccctttgacttttttaatttttaaaataattaaaattacaatattaggatctatcatttattcatctttgtacataaaacataaaactgttttataaaaatgaggtagaaagtagttaaatgagttgtaatcatgtttgaaacttatgttgtgcgcgccgtcagaaacctgttaaacctgttaagacacgatttgccagccttacatgagacaacgacgttgggtggaactACTCAACGATTACAAATGCGatattcgttatcacccaggaaaggccAACGTCGTATCAGATTCCCATAGTAGAAAGGAAAAAGCAAAACCCTTACGCATTCGTGCATTGGGATTAACGATTCAAACGAGCCTCGATGCTCGGATCCGCGATGCACAACGCAAGGCATTGAGGGGCAAGAAACTAAAGAAGGAAGGATTACGTGGGATCAGGGGCGGATCTAGAACACTTTtgtgggttcccaggaacccattcggtttgaaaaatatgaaaaaaaaaatagtgagaacctagtatgatttggaaaaaaatagTGAGGATTAGTGAGAATCTCCCAAAAGGAACCCAGTGAAAAAAGTTCTTATACCTGCCACTGCGTGGGATGGATAGCGAGCTGTGTGTTGTACTTCAGAGAGAAGATTTGGGTACCATGTCTAGGAAACTTGCGAGAGTTGGTcctggatgaagcccacaagtcaaAATATTCTATCCACAcaggagcagataaaatgtacaagTACCTCAAGGAATTCTATTGGTGACCCAATATGAAAGGTGAGATAACTTTATACGTCAACAAGAGCTTAACCTGCTCGAAGGTTAAGGCTGAGTATCAAAAACCGCCTGGGATGTAaatagcagtttactctttaaatTATAACTATAAATATGTGATTGGTGTCAACTTGTTGTTTGCGTATGGGCGTGTGTTATTAGTCGTGTTTCCTATGATATGTTCTATCTTGGGTGGTTAAAGTCAACAATAAGATTGGTTATCAAACTGAGCACATGATACCTGGAAATTTTCTTACAACTAGTTTTTGTAATAAGTAACATCAATATTAAATGCAATACACACCAAACATATACATGATGCCTTTCGTTAAAGCCATATTTTGATGTGTCTGTTTGTGGGGAAAGCTTAGGGATGATAATGTGACGGATTTAGGATTACCCAACCCCAAACCTGATTAAATAAGTTTGTCCCAAACTTGTGGGTTTCTATCGATTAATTATCCGTGGGTTGGTATACCATCGGATTTCgagtaaacccgttaatttaaaaaaaaaatactcgTTAGGTATACCTAACCCAAAACCTGTTGTATATCTAGGAGGTAACTACTAACCAGTTATATTTAGCATTACCACTataaaaatatatcaaataactacgaTATATGTAAATAATATaccaaaattctaaaaaatatatattcaatTGCATAGATGACACAAATATAGTGTATGTTAATAATTGATATATCATATATGAGTGAGGTTAAAAATTAATTACTCCCCCAAAAATATAAAATTCTGTAGTACCTGAACTTCAATTCTCATGTCTATGAAGTCTTGTTTGTCAGGTACATGGAAGCATCAACGATGGAAACAACATCCAACGCATCTCTACACAACATTAAACAACATAGTAACAAACTGTCTCGTAAAGCACGACATAACCTCAACCAACATGGCCATCGCAACCCACTCAAAAAACGGCCAACTTAACACTGCCCgcaaggtgttcgatgaaatgccgcAACGAACAGTTGTATCTTGGAACACCATGATATCCACTTACTCCAAATGGGGAAGATACGGTGAGGCTTTAAACATACTTTCCTCTATGCATTTCAACAATGTGAAGCTAAACGAGACAACTTTTTGTTCCGGGTTAAGTGCTTGTGCTCGATTGCCTTCGTTTTATGCGGGCAAGCAGCTTCATGGGCTGGTTTTGAGATGTGGATTGGAGAGTTTTCAGCTTGTCGGGAGCGCGTTGTTGTACTTTTATGCAAAGTGTTGTGAGATCGAAGAAGCTAGACGCGTGTTTGATGTTTTGCATGAAGGGAACGCGTTGCTATGGAGCTTGATGCTAGTGTGTTATGTTCGGtgtaacttgttagatgatgcgTTGGATGTGTTTGACAAAATGCCGGTTCGTGATATTGTTGCTTGGACTGCACTGATCTCTGGGTTTTCGAAGACGGATGGTGGGTTAGAGAAGGCTTTGGAGTTTTTTTGTTTAATGAGAAGAAGGGGTGAGGCGGAGGCAAACGAGTTCACTTTGGATTGCGTGATAAGGGTTTGCGGTCGATTAGATGCGTTGCGTGAGGGAATGACGGTACATGGGCTTGTGATTAAATGTGGATTCGAGTTTGAACACTGGATTAGTGGTGCACTAATTGAGTTTTATTGTGCTTGTAAAGCAATTGATGATGGGAAAAAGGTGTACCGTGGGTTATCAAACCCGGGCATTTCGAGCTCAAATTCTTTGATCGAAGGACTCGTCGAAATGGGTAGGATTGAAGAAGCAGAGTCGGTTTTTAATACCCTTGTTGAAAAAGATCCAAGTACGTATAACTTAATGATCAAAGCCTATTCATTGGTTAATCGATTCGAGGATTCGGTTGAGCTCTTTTTCAAAATGCCTCGAAAGGTTTTAGCTTCCTTTAACACTATGATATCGGTGTATTCTCGAAACAGAGATTTGAATAAGGCTTGTGCGCTCTTTGAAGCAATGAAAGAAGAAAGGGATATTGTAACATGGAATTCAATGATCTCAGGCTACATCCACAACAATCAACACGAAAACGcgttgaatttgtataaaacaatgCATACGTTAAGTATAAAAGGATGTAGATCAACTTTTTCTAGCTTGTTTCATGCATGTTCATGCCTCGGGTCTCTTCAAATGGGAAAACTACTTCATGCACAATTAGCTAAGACACCGTTAACATGGAATGTTTATGTAGGAACTTCATTAGTAGATATGTACTCCAAATGCGGGAGCGTAAATGATGCTCGGTTATCTTTTATCAGCATTGTGAATCCGAATGTGGCTGCATATACTGCTTTGATTAATGGATACGCACATCACGGGATGTGTACTGAGGCGATTTTACTTTTCGAGAATATGGTCAACATTGGAGTCAAACCAAATGTGGTAACTTTCGTCGGGGTTCTGTCTGCTTGCGCTCATGCAGGTCGTGTGAACGATGGAATGAAATTCCTTCATCAAATGAAGGAAAATTATAACATAACACCAACGATAGAACACTTCACGTATGCAGTTGACTTTCTTGGTCAATCAGGGCGAATACGAGACGCAGAGGAACTAATTTCGAAAATGCCTTTTGAGCCAGACGGTGTTATGTTGGGAGCACTACTGAAATCATGTTGGGTATGGTTtgaccttgaagttggtcaaaggGTTGCTCAGAAGATGGTCAATATGGACCCTAAACTTATATCCGCCGCGTATGTAATCATGTCTAATATATATTCTGGCAT
This genomic interval carries:
- the LOC110897725 gene encoding putative pentatricopeptide repeat-containing protein At5g59200, chloroplastic, with product MSMKSCLSGTWKHQRWKQHPTHLYTTLNNIVTNCLVKHDITSTNMAIATHSKNGQLNTARKVFDEMPQRTVVSWNTMISTYSKWGRYGEALNILSSMHFNNVKLNETTFCSGLSACARLPSFYAGKQLHGLVLRCGLESFQLVGSALLYFYAKCCEIEEARRVFDVLHEGNALLWSLMLVCYVRCNLLDDALDVFDKMPVRDIVAWTALISGFSKTDGGLEKALEFFCLMRRRGEAEANEFTLDCVIRVCGRLDALREGMTVHGLVIKCGFEFEHWISGALIEFYCACKAIDDGKKVYRGLSNPGISSSNSLIEGLVEMGRIEEAESVFNTLVEKDPSTYNLMIKAYSLVNRFEDSVELFFKMPRKVLASFNTMISVYSRNRDLNKACALFEAMKEERDIVTWNSMISGYIHNNQHENALNLYKTMHTLSIKGCRSTFSSLFHACSCLGSLQMGKLLHAQLAKTPLTWNVYVGTSLVDMYSKCGSVNDARLSFISIVNPNVAAYTALINGYAHHGMCTEAILLFENMVNIGVKPNVVTFVGVLSACAHAGRVNDGMKFLHQMKENYNITPTIEHFTYAVDFLGQSGRIRDAEELISKMPFEPDGVMLGALLKSCWVWFDLEVGQRVAQKMVNMDPKLISAAYVIMSNIYSGIGKWKEKMEIRRILTDSEVNKDRGYSWVEVNNEVFVFSVEDRSHPCYSIIFSTLMHLIVNIYSNMLLDSDSHTFNSI